A single region of the bacterium genome encodes:
- the tsaB gene encoding tRNA (adenosine(37)-N6)-threonylcarbamoyltransferase complex dimerization subunit type 1 TsaB, with protein sequence MAEPLRLLAIDTSGRSQGVAALHGEDLLHESLLLKPASHSETLLASIDSALQAAGWRLEDVDVYALTIGPGSFTGLRIGMSTVKGLCARHPKPVAGISTLAALAFPLLENAEYVVPCLDAHCGEVFSGIYSRDEIYPVALEADRAWPVELWLETLGRLSGRKLLVGDAVAAYGNRLAEISDLEWVEEGRYDHVSPAALGQLGLRLFQQGKALTAAELKPEYLRVSEAENRLHRKSEQEGEGP encoded by the coding sequence ATGGCGGAGCCCTTGCGTCTTCTGGCCATCGACACCTCGGGACGCAGCCAGGGCGTCGCCGCCCTTCACGGTGAAGATCTGCTCCACGAAAGCTTGCTTTTGAAGCCGGCCTCGCACAGCGAGACCCTGCTGGCCTCGATCGACTCGGCTCTCCAGGCGGCGGGATGGAGGCTGGAGGACGTGGATGTTTACGCCCTGACAATCGGCCCCGGCTCCTTCACCGGGCTGCGCATCGGCATGAGCACGGTGAAGGGGCTTTGCGCCCGTCACCCCAAGCCGGTGGCCGGAATCTCGACCTTGGCGGCCTTGGCCTTTCCGCTCTTGGAGAATGCCGAATACGTCGTCCCTTGCCTCGATGCCCACTGCGGCGAGGTCTTTTCCGGCATTTATTCGAGGGACGAAATCTACCCGGTGGCGCTGGAAGCCGACCGGGCTTGGCCGGTCGAGCTTTGGCTGGAGACCCTCGGCCGCTTGTCGGGCCGGAAGCTCTTGGTCGGCGATGCGGTTGCGGCTTACGGAAATCGGCTGGCCGAAATTTCGGATTTGGAATGGGTCGAGGAAGGGCGCTACGATCACGTCAGCCCGGCGGCTTTGGGCCAGCTCGGGCTCCGGCTTTTCCAGCAGGGAAAGGCCCTGACCGCGGCCGAGCTGAAGCCCGAGTATCTCAGGGTCTCCGAAGCGGAGAACCGGCTCCACCGGAAAAGCGAACAAGAAGGAGAGGGACCATGA
- the rseP gene encoding RIP metalloprotease RseP: MTILYFILGLGLLIFIHELGHFLVAKANGIRVERFSLGFGPHIGVKIGETEYCLSLLPLGGYVKMSGQEDFEEGEIVPLDDPRAFSSKPLWARIQVVLAGPAMNLILPFILMPLVFMVGRQEPKYLRQAPTLIGVQAETPAASAGFEKGDLIVQVDGEDVASWDKVLKGIAKPAGSEIKFKVKRGDQLIDKTVQLTPAEGGGAYVGLEPIFFFDMDPVVGGFQPGSPAEAAGLKIGDRVVAINGQAIADWPAMADKVNASQGKEIALKVTRDGEEKELKAVPLYNAELKKYVIGVAKGSNPENYQKLKYGFAEAFRKGVRENLMLFGLTFKVLKDLVTLKASYKDLGGPVRIAQISAKAAEQGLGNFLYLLAFLSIQLGVLNLLPIPVLDGGHLLFMAYEGIAGRALSMKKRLVAQQVGMFLLLTLMVVVTVNDIDSVWGFRGILDKVKGLF; the protein is encoded by the coding sequence ATGACCATCTTATATTTCATCTTAGGCTTAGGCCTCTTGATCTTCATCCATGAGCTCGGCCACTTCCTCGTCGCCAAGGCCAACGGCATCCGGGTCGAGCGCTTCTCGCTCGGCTTCGGCCCCCACATCGGCGTCAAAATCGGCGAGACCGAATACTGCCTCTCGCTTTTGCCCCTGGGCGGTTATGTCAAAATGAGCGGGCAGGAGGACTTCGAGGAGGGCGAGATCGTGCCGCTCGACGATCCCCGGGCCTTCTCGAGCAAGCCGCTCTGGGCCCGCATCCAAGTGGTCCTGGCCGGGCCGGCGATGAACCTGATCCTGCCTTTCATCCTGATGCCGCTGGTGTTCATGGTCGGCCGCCAAGAGCCGAAATACCTCCGCCAGGCGCCCACCCTGATCGGCGTCCAAGCCGAGACGCCGGCAGCCTCGGCCGGCTTCGAAAAGGGCGATTTGATCGTCCAAGTTGATGGCGAGGACGTCGCTTCTTGGGACAAGGTCTTGAAGGGCATCGCCAAGCCCGCCGGCAGCGAAATCAAGTTTAAGGTGAAGCGGGGCGATCAGCTGATCGACAAGACCGTCCAGCTGACCCCAGCCGAAGGCGGTGGCGCCTACGTCGGTCTCGAGCCGATCTTCTTCTTCGACATGGATCCGGTGGTCGGAGGCTTCCAGCCGGGATCGCCGGCCGAGGCCGCCGGTCTCAAGATCGGCGATCGGGTGGTCGCGATCAATGGCCAAGCGATCGCCGACTGGCCGGCAATGGCCGACAAGGTCAACGCTTCCCAAGGCAAGGAAATCGCCCTCAAGGTGACGCGCGACGGCGAAGAAAAGGAGCTGAAGGCGGTTCCGCTCTACAATGCCGAGCTCAAGAAGTACGTCATCGGCGTGGCCAAGGGCAGCAATCCCGAGAATTACCAAAAGCTGAAATACGGCTTTGCCGAGGCTTTCCGGAAGGGCGTGCGCGAAAACCTCATGCTGTTCGGCCTGACCTTTAAGGTCTTGAAAGACCTGGTCACCTTGAAAGCTTCCTATAAGGATCTGGGCGGCCCGGTGCGCATCGCTCAGATCTCGGCCAAGGCCGCCGAGCAGGGCTTGGGCAACTTCCTTTACCTGCTGGCTTTCCTCAGCATTCAGCTCGGGGTCTTGAATCTATTGCCGATCCCGGTGCTCGACGGCGGGCATTTGCTTTTCATGGCCTACGAGGGGATCGCCGGCCGGGCGCTCTCGATGAAAAAACGATTGGTCGCCCAGCAAGTCGGGATGTTCCTGCTGCTCACTCTGATGGTCGTCGTGACGGTCAACGACATCGACTCGGTCTGGGGCTTCCGAGGTATCTTGGACAAGGTGAAGGGCCTGTTCTAA
- a CDS encoding 1-deoxy-D-xylulose-5-phosphate reductoisomerase gives MKKISLLGSTGSIGTSTLDVVRRNPERLKVVAMACGRNLEKVREQIREFGPALVSVGSEADAAALRAELGSGTEVLWGEAGAIQVAAHPESQVVVSAIVGAAGLQPTLAAIEAGKDIALANKETMVVAGEFMNAAAARRGIKIFPVDSEHSAIFQCLNGEDSKRVRRLILTASGGPFLHKPKEEFASVTVEQALKHPNWSMGAKITIDSATLMNKGLELIEARWLFSIGPDQLDVCVHPQSIIHSMVEFQDSSVMAQLGLPDMRVPISYALSYPDRYPNDLPSLDLTKLAGLTFFEPDEDKFRCLKLAKQAMRAGGTMPAVLNAANEIAVQRFLDRKIGFTNIAALVEETLQGHSAVTPRSLEQIVEADAWARRRATELAAA, from the coding sequence ATGAAAAAAATCTCACTGCTCGGCTCCACCGGCTCGATCGGGACCTCGACCCTCGACGTCGTCCGCCGCAATCCCGAAAGATTGAAAGTGGTCGCGATGGCTTGCGGCCGCAACCTCGAAAAGGTTCGGGAGCAGATCCGGGAATTCGGCCCGGCTTTGGTTTCGGTCGGCTCCGAGGCCGACGCCGCGGCTCTGCGGGCCGAGCTTGGCTCGGGCACCGAGGTTCTCTGGGGCGAGGCCGGGGCCATTCAAGTCGCGGCCCATCCCGAGTCGCAAGTCGTGGTGTCGGCCATCGTCGGCGCCGCCGGCTTGCAGCCGACCCTGGCCGCGATCGAGGCCGGCAAGGACATCGCCTTGGCCAACAAGGAGACGATGGTGGTCGCCGGCGAGTTCATGAACGCCGCCGCCGCCCGCCGCGGCATCAAGATTTTCCCGGTCGACAGCGAGCATTCCGCGATCTTCCAATGCCTCAACGGCGAGGACTCCAAACGGGTGCGGCGCCTCATCCTCACCGCCAGCGGCGGGCCCTTCCTCCACAAGCCCAAGGAAGAGTTCGCCTCGGTCACGGTCGAGCAGGCCTTGAAGCACCCCAATTGGTCGATGGGCGCCAAGATCACCATCGATTCGGCGACCTTGATGAACAAGGGCTTGGAGCTGATCGAAGCCCGCTGGCTCTTCAGCATCGGCCCCGATCAGCTCGACGTCTGCGTCCATCCCCAGAGCATCATCCATTCGATGGTCGAGTTCCAAGACAGCTCGGTCATGGCCCAGCTCGGGCTGCCCGACATGCGGGTGCCGATTTCCTACGCCTTGAGCTATCCCGACCGTTACCCCAACGATTTGCCCTCGCTCGATCTGACCAAGCTCGCCGGCTTGACCTTCTTCGAGCCCGACGAGGACAAGTTCCGGTGCCTCAAACTGGCCAAGCAGGCGATGCGGGCCGGCGGAACCATGCCGGCGGTGCTCAACGCCGCCAACGAGATCGCGGTTCAGCGCTTCCTCGACCGCAAGATCGGCTTCACCAACATCGCGGCCTTGGTCGAGGAAACTTTGCAAGGCCACTCGGCCGTGACCCCGCGTTCCTTGGAGCAGATCGTCGAGGCCGATGCCTGGGCTAGGCGCCGGGCGACCGAGTTAGCGGCGGCATAA
- the ilvB gene encoding biosynthetic-type acetolactate synthase large subunit: MKLTGAQIFIQALKDEGVDLIFGYPGGAILHVYDALYKAPEIRHVLVRHEQGAVHAADGYARVTGKPGVALVTSGPGATNTVTGLATAYMDSIPMVVISGQVPLPMIGNDAFQEADIVGITRPCTKHNYLVKDVRDLQRIMKEAFHIAVTGRPGPVLVDIPKDLQLHQAEILPYDQVKVRSPRAVSQGHPGQIKKGWDLIKTAKRPLFYVGGGAVLARASAELRQLADLTKIPVAMTLMGLGAFPGLDEQSLGMLGMHGTYYSNMAINECDVLFSIGARFDDRVTGKLSEFSKNSKKIHIDIDPANVGKSVPVDVPIVGDVKSVLKDMIQLAQADPAFLRKYHQQIQPWWDQIKAWKEKAPMGYQQGPKEIRAQYVIDMLYQLTKGEAIVTTDVGQHQMWAAQFYHFKEPHRWCTSGGLGTMGFGFPAAIGAQLAYPDKTVICITGDGSIQMNIQELATAVEWKTPVIIAIMNNRFLGMVRQWQELFYDNRYSEVDMNTQPDFVKLAEAYGAVGLRASVKDEVVPVIEAALKVRDKPVVIDFVTTLEDNVYPMVPAGGAVSDIVLA, from the coding sequence ATGAAGCTCACCGGTGCTCAAATTTTCATCCAGGCCCTCAAGGACGAGGGAGTCGACCTGATCTTCGGTTATCCCGGCGGCGCCATCCTCCATGTCTACGATGCGCTCTACAAGGCGCCCGAGATCCGCCACGTCCTGGTCCGGCACGAGCAGGGGGCGGTTCATGCCGCCGACGGCTATGCCCGGGTGACCGGCAAGCCCGGCGTCGCCTTGGTGACCTCGGGGCCCGGCGCCACCAACACCGTGACCGGCTTGGCGACGGCTTATATGGATTCCATTCCGATGGTGGTCATCTCGGGCCAGGTTCCGCTGCCGATGATCGGCAACGACGCTTTTCAAGAAGCCGACATCGTCGGGATCACTCGGCCCTGCACCAAGCACAATTATTTGGTGAAAGACGTCCGCGACCTCCAGCGCATCATGAAAGAGGCCTTTCATATTGCGGTCACCGGCCGGCCCGGTCCGGTGCTGGTCGACATTCCGAAGGACCTCCAGCTCCATCAGGCCGAGATTCTGCCTTACGACCAGGTCAAGGTCCGCTCGCCACGGGCAGTGAGCCAGGGCCATCCCGGTCAGATCAAGAAAGGCTGGGATCTGATCAAGACCGCCAAGCGCCCGCTTTTCTACGTCGGCGGCGGGGCGGTGCTGGCCCGGGCCTCGGCCGAGCTGCGCCAGCTGGCCGATTTGACCAAGATTCCGGTGGCGATGACCTTGATGGGCCTCGGCGCCTTTCCCGGCTTGGACGAGCAGAGCCTGGGCATGCTCGGCATGCACGGCACCTATTATTCGAACATGGCGATCAACGAATGCGACGTGCTCTTCTCGATCGGCGCCCGCTTCGACGACCGGGTCACCGGAAAGCTCAGCGAGTTCTCCAAGAACAGCAAGAAGATCCACATCGACATCGATCCGGCCAACGTCGGCAAGAGCGTTCCGGTCGACGTGCCGATCGTCGGCGACGTGAAGAGCGTCTTGAAGGACATGATCCAGCTGGCCCAAGCCGATCCGGCCTTCCTCCGGAAATACCACCAGCAGATTCAGCCCTGGTGGGACCAGATCAAGGCTTGGAAGGAAAAGGCCCCGATGGGCTACCAACAGGGGCCCAAGGAGATCCGGGCCCAATACGTCATCGACATGCTTTACCAGCTCACCAAGGGCGAGGCGATCGTGACCACCGACGTCGGCCAGCACCAGATGTGGGCGGCCCAGTTCTACCATTTCAAAGAGCCTCACCGCTGGTGCACCTCCGGCGGCTTGGGCACCATGGGCTTCGGCTTCCCGGCCGCGATCGGCGCCCAGCTTGCTTATCCCGACAAGACCGTGATCTGCATCACCGGCGACGGCAGCATCCAGATGAACATCCAGGAGCTCGCGACGGCGGTGGAATGGAAAACGCCGGTCATCATCGCGATCATGAATAACCGCTTCCTCGGCATGGTTCGGCAATGGCAGGAGCTGTTCTACGACAACCGATATTCCGAGGTCGACATGAACACCCAGCCCGATTTCGTCAAGCTGGCCGAGGCTTACGGCGCGGTCGGGCTGCGGGCCAGCGTCAAGGACGAGGTGGTGCCGGTGATCGAAGCGGCCCTCAAGGTCCGCGACAAACCGGTGGTGATCGATTTCGTCACCACCCTGGAAGACAACGTCTATCCGATGGTGCCGGCGGGCGGCGCCGTCAGCGACATCGTATTGGCATAA
- the ilvN gene encoding acetolactate synthase small subunit: MNSHEKTHTISVLVENEFGVLARVSGMFAGRGFNIDALSVAPTPDPRISRMTLITHGNATIIEQILKQLNRLIDVIKVVDVSSEDCVRRELMLVKVRVGDKDKAELGKIAAEAGGRVIDSSDPRTSILEVVAEHGANEALLKKLQPFEILEVVRTGNIAMQKGKNVLMAFSAEPAKEENV; encoded by the coding sequence ATGAACTCGCACGAGAAAACCCACACCATTTCCGTCTTGGTCGAGAACGAGTTCGGCGTCTTGGCCCGGGTCTCCGGCATGTTCGCCGGCCGCGGCTTCAACATCGACGCGCTCTCGGTCGCGCCGACGCCCGATCCCAGGATCAGCCGGATGACGCTCATCACCCACGGCAACGCCACCATCATCGAGCAGATCCTGAAGCAGCTCAACCGCCTCATCGACGTCATCAAGGTCGTCGACGTCTCGAGCGAGGATTGCGTCCGCCGCGAGCTGATGCTGGTCAAGGTGCGGGTCGGCGACAAGGACAAGGCCGAACTGGGCAAGATCGCGGCCGAGGCCGGCGGTCGGGTGATCGACTCCAGCGATCCCCGGACCTCAATCCTCGAGGTGGTCGCCGAGCACGGCGCCAACGAGGCCCTTTTGAAGAAGCTCCAGCCTTTCGAGATTCTCGAGGTCGTCCGCACCGGCAACATCGCCATGCAGAAGGGCAAGAACGTCCTCATGGCCTTCTCGGCCGAGCCTGCCAAGGAAGAGAATGTCTGA
- the pssA gene encoding CDP-diacylglycerol--serine O-phosphatidyltransferase: protein MSNVRVKRVGIRKGIYILPNMITTASLFCGFVSIVHSIRGDHLFAAWMILLAGVFDALDGRVARLTRTHSDFGIEYDSLCDLASFGLAPAVLAYTWTLDHFNQIGFAAAFLFFTCGALRLARFNVQISDVEKKHFQGLPIPTAAYVLASYIIFHHRWKGDVEVSSVLLLGLSIGLALLMVSNVPYRNFKKINFKRKESFFALVFLACVLFVVAAAPSEMIFFIALAYVASGLIEEAFHFSRRDRGDSELLLGGAPNDTTPMPQDNLRLITNHKDS, encoded by the coding sequence ATGAGCAACGTTCGAGTCAAAAGAGTGGGTATTCGGAAGGGCATCTATATCCTTCCCAACATGATCACGACCGCCTCGCTGTTCTGCGGCTTCGTGTCGATCGTCCATTCGATCCGGGGCGATCATCTCTTCGCCGCCTGGATGATCCTCTTGGCCGGCGTCTTCGACGCCCTGGATGGACGGGTGGCCCGCCTCACTCGGACTCACAGCGATTTCGGCATCGAGTACGACTCGCTCTGCGACTTGGCCAGCTTCGGCTTGGCTCCGGCGGTCTTGGCCTACACTTGGACCCTCGATCACTTCAACCAGATCGGCTTTGCTGCGGCTTTCCTCTTCTTCACTTGCGGGGCGCTTCGCTTGGCCCGGTTCAATGTCCAGATTTCGGACGTCGAGAAGAAGCATTTCCAAGGCCTGCCCATCCCGACCGCGGCCTACGTCTTGGCTTCCTACATCATCTTCCATCACCGCTGGAAAGGCGACGTCGAGGTTTCGAGCGTCCTGCTCTTGGGCTTAAGCATCGGCTTGGCGCTGTTGATGGTCAGCAACGTTCCCTATCGCAATTTCAAGAAGATCAACTTCAAGCGCAAGGAATCCTTCTTCGCCTTGGTCTTCTTGGCCTGTGTGCTCTTCGTGGTGGCGGCGGCGCCCTCGGAGATGATCTTCTTCATCGCCTTGGCCTACGTCGCTTCGGGCCTCATCGAGGAAGCCTTCCATTTTTCCCGCCGCGACCGCGGCGATTCCGAGCTGCTGCTGGGCGGCGCGCCCAATGACACCACCCCCATGCCGCAGGACAACCTGCGGCTCATCACCAACCACAAAGACAGCTAA
- a CDS encoding 2-isopropylmalate synthase, producing the protein MDIVKIFDTTLRDGEQSPGCSMDLDEKLRMARQLAKLGVDIIEAGFPVASKGDFAAVQAIAREIEGSSVAGLSRATLKDIDVCWDAIREAQDPRIHTFIATSDLHLKHKLGKSRDQVLKDAVAAVKHAAAYTANVEFSAEDSTRSDRSYLSEVIQAVIEAGARTVNIPDTVGYTYPEEFFSLITHLKKTVPNIEQAVISVHCHNDLGLAVANSLAAIRAGARQVECTVNGIGERAGNAAMEEIVMTLKVRRELFQCDSRIKTEQIYHTSKLLSLITGVQVQPNKAVVGENAFAHESGIHQDGMLKNNMTYEIMTPESVGWSQSKLVLGKHSGRHAFRQRLQELGYELEEAEFEKVFEAFKALADKKKEIFDDDIEVILFEQRQEGEERYRLRSYSVTSDSDGSPQAEVTVEIDGQAKTDSEKGVGPVDASFKALKRITQFSGELSGFNIKAITGGADAQGEVLVALKDNGREVRGVGTDTDIIKASLKAYLNALNRFEHFRAKREGV; encoded by the coding sequence ATGGACATCGTTAAAATATTCGACACGACGCTCCGCGACGGCGAGCAATCGCCGGGCTGCAGCATGGACTTGGACGAAAAGCTCCGGATGGCTCGCCAGCTCGCGAAATTGGGCGTCGACATCATCGAGGCCGGCTTCCCGGTCGCCTCCAAGGGCGACTTCGCGGCGGTCCAGGCCATCGCCCGCGAGATCGAGGGCTCCTCGGTCGCCGGCCTTTCCCGGGCCACCCTCAAGGACATCGACGTCTGTTGGGACGCGATCCGCGAGGCCCAGGACCCGCGGATTCACACCTTCATCGCGACCAGCGATCTCCACCTCAAGCACAAGCTCGGCAAGAGCCGGGACCAGGTCTTGAAGGACGCGGTGGCGGCGGTGAAGCATGCCGCCGCCTACACGGCCAACGTCGAGTTCAGCGCCGAGGATTCGACCCGCAGCGACCGCTCCTACTTGTCGGAGGTGATCCAGGCGGTGATCGAGGCCGGCGCCCGGACCGTCAACATCCCCGACACCGTCGGCTACACTTATCCCGAGGAGTTCTTCAGCCTCATCACCCACTTGAAAAAGACGGTGCCCAACATCGAGCAGGCGGTGATCAGCGTTCACTGCCACAACGACTTGGGTCTCGCCGTCGCCAACAGCTTGGCCGCGATCCGGGCCGGCGCCCGTCAAGTCGAGTGCACGGTCAACGGGATCGGCGAGCGGGCCGGCAACGCGGCGATGGAAGAGATCGTCATGACCCTCAAGGTGCGGCGCGAGCTCTTCCAATGCGACAGCCGGATCAAGACCGAGCAGATCTATCACACCAGCAAGCTCTTGAGTCTCATCACCGGCGTCCAAGTCCAGCCCAACAAGGCGGTGGTCGGCGAGAACGCCTTCGCCCATGAGTCGGGGATCCACCAGGACGGGATGCTCAAGAACAACATGACCTACGAGATCATGACGCCGGAGTCGGTTGGATGGAGCCAGTCCAAGCTCGTCTTGGGCAAGCACTCGGGCCGCCATGCCTTCCGCCAGCGGCTTCAGGAGCTCGGCTACGAGCTCGAGGAAGCCGAATTCGAGAAAGTCTTCGAAGCCTTCAAGGCCTTGGCCGACAAGAAGAAGGAAATCTTCGACGACGACATCGAGGTGATCCTCTTCGAGCAACGGCAGGAAGGCGAGGAGCGCTACCGCTTGCGAAGCTACAGCGTGACCAGCGATTCCGACGGCTCGCCCCAGGCCGAGGTGACGGTCGAGATCGACGGCCAAGCCAAGACCGATTCCGAGAAGGGCGTCGGCCCGGTTGACGCCTCTTTCAAGGCCTTGAAGCGGATCACCCAATTCTCCGGCGAGCTTTCGGGCTTCAACATCAAGGCCATCACCGGCGGGGCCGACGCTCAGGGCGAGGTTCTCGTCGCCTTGAAGGACAATGGCCGCGAGGTCCGCGGAGTCGGCACCGACACCGACATCATCAAGGCCTCGCTCAAGGCCTATCTCAACGCCTTGAACCGCTTCGAGCATTTCAGGGCGAAGCGGGAAGGGGTGTAA
- a CDS encoding DUF465 domain-containing protein, with the protein MNARDLDLLESHLDSNAELKTLWSKHQKLEASLKKLEKKPFLTNEEKVEKKRLQVDKLKGKTRIEDILDKLRKS; encoded by the coding sequence ATGAATGCCCGCGACCTGGACTTGCTCGAAAGCCACCTCGATTCCAACGCCGAGCTGAAGACGCTTTGGTCGAAGCATCAAAAGCTGGAGGCGAGCTTGAAGAAGCTGGAGAAAAAGCCCTTTCTCACCAATGAAGAGAAGGTTGAGAAAAAACGTCTACAGGTCGATAAATTAAAGGGAAAAACAAGAATAGAAGATATTTTAGACAAGCTGCGGAAATCCTGA
- the lpdA gene encoding dihydrolipoyl dehydrogenase, translating to MVVGNLSEFTETVVIGAGPGGYVAAIRLAQLGKEVTLVHNENLPGGVCLLRGCIPSKALIEAANFYRRLGRAADFGIEIGSAKVDWLKLLQWKDGIVEKLGKGVETLLKQNGVATVRGTAVFEDEKTLAIQTDGGLQRLSFGKAVIAVGSRPRSLPGMNFDGELILSSDDILRLPEIPASLLVVGGGYIGLELGQVFAKLGSQVTIVEALPELLSGLEGPLVRPVKRRLEELGVEIFLKTQLESGKAQNRGVDVHLKPAEGQAFDRRFDRVLVAIGRVPNSDRIQAAKAGLKLDPKGYIAVDRRQATNLPHLYAIGDVAGGIQLAHKASREGVVAAANIAGQPDAFDNQVPAVIFSDPEIAYVGMSESQAKEKGIETKSGMFGFGANARAMTLDDAEGFVKTVAEKKSGRLLGVQMVGPHVSDLIAEAALALEMGAMAEDLSLTIHPHPTLSEALHEAAESALGLSIHRYEKRGK from the coding sequence ATGGTCGTCGGCAACCTTTCCGAATTCACCGAAACGGTGGTGATCGGGGCCGGCCCCGGCGGCTACGTGGCGGCGATCCGTCTGGCTCAGCTCGGCAAGGAAGTGACGCTCGTCCACAACGAAAACCTGCCCGGCGGCGTCTGCCTGCTCCGGGGCTGCATCCCCTCCAAGGCCTTGATCGAAGCCGCCAACTTCTACCGCCGGCTGGGCCGGGCCGCCGACTTCGGGATCGAGATCGGTTCGGCCAAGGTTGACTGGCTCAAGCTCTTGCAGTGGAAGGACGGGATCGTCGAGAAGCTCGGGAAAGGCGTCGAAACCCTGCTCAAGCAAAACGGCGTCGCCACCGTCCGCGGAACGGCCGTCTTCGAGGATGAAAAAACGCTGGCGATCCAAACCGACGGCGGGCTCCAACGCTTGAGCTTCGGCAAGGCCGTCATTGCCGTCGGCAGCCGGCCCCGGTCCCTACCGGGAATGAATTTCGACGGCGAGCTTATCCTTTCCTCCGACGACATCTTACGGCTGCCGGAAATTCCGGCCAGTCTCTTGGTCGTCGGCGGCGGCTACATCGGGTTGGAGCTGGGCCAGGTGTTCGCCAAGCTCGGCTCCCAGGTGACGATCGTCGAGGCCTTGCCTGAGCTATTGAGCGGCCTGGAAGGCCCCTTGGTCCGTCCGGTCAAACGGCGATTGGAAGAGCTGGGCGTCGAGATATTCCTGAAAACCCAGCTCGAGAGCGGAAAGGCTCAGAACCGTGGCGTCGACGTTCATCTGAAGCCGGCCGAGGGCCAAGCCTTCGACCGTCGCTTCGATCGAGTCTTGGTCGCGATCGGCCGGGTTCCCAACAGCGACCGGATTCAAGCCGCCAAGGCCGGGCTAAAGCTCGACCCAAAAGGCTATATCGCGGTCGACCGGCGCCAGGCCACCAACCTGCCCCACCTCTACGCCATCGGCGACGTCGCCGGCGGCATCCAGCTCGCCCACAAGGCCAGCCGCGAAGGCGTGGTCGCCGCCGCCAATATCGCCGGCCAGCCCGATGCCTTCGACAACCAGGTGCCGGCGGTGATCTTCTCCGACCCCGAGATCGCCTACGTCGGGATGAGCGAGAGCCAGGCCAAAGAAAAAGGCATCGAGACCAAGTCGGGCATGTTCGGATTCGGGGCCAACGCCCGGGCCATGACCCTCGACGACGCCGAGGGCTTCGTGAAGACGGTGGCCGAAAAAAAGAGCGGCCGCCTGCTCGGGGTCCAGATGGTCGGCCCCCACGTCTCCGACCTCATCGCCGAGGCGGCCCTGGCCCTCGAGATGGGCGCGATGGCCGAGGACCTGAGCCTGACCATCCACCCCCACCCCACGCTGAGCGAGGCCCTCCACGAGGCCGCCGAATCGGCGCTCGGCCTGTCGATCCACCGCTACGAGAAGCGTGGCAAATAG
- a CDS encoding phosphatidylserine decarboxylase family protein, whose protein sequence is MSEARNIMKGGPFPYLAVEGYPFLLISLVLAVVGGWFFWPLGLVFGAAFLFCLNFFRDPPRQAPGDPSLLVSPADGTVLKIEELETGPYVKEKHRKVSIFMSPFNVHVNRIPCDGEVKEIHYFPGKFFVASLDKASLENERNAVVMRSRTGKTVAFVQIAGLVARRIVCYLPKDVPVERGQRYGMIRFGSRMEVCMPPDWEVLVKPGDKVNAGATALAKMVS, encoded by the coding sequence ATGTCTGAAGCCCGCAATATCATGAAGGGCGGGCCTTTTCCCTACCTGGCGGTGGAGGGCTATCCCTTTCTCCTGATCAGCTTGGTGCTGGCGGTGGTCGGCGGCTGGTTCTTCTGGCCGCTGGGCTTGGTCTTCGGAGCCGCCTTCCTCTTCTGCCTCAACTTTTTCCGCGATCCGCCGAGACAGGCCCCCGGCGACCCCTCGCTCTTGGTCAGCCCGGCCGACGGGACGGTTTTGAAGATCGAGGAGTTGGAGACCGGGCCCTACGTGAAGGAAAAGCACCGCAAGGTGAGCATCTTCATGAGCCCCTTCAACGTTCACGTCAACCGGATCCCCTGCGACGGAGAAGTGAAGGAAATCCACTACTTTCCGGGCAAATTCTTCGTGGCCAGCCTGGACAAGGCCAGCTTGGAGAACGAGCGGAACGCGGTGGTGATGCGGTCCCGAACCGGCAAAACCGTGGCTTTCGTCCAGATCGCGGGACTTGTGGCCCGGCGGATAGTCTGCTATCTCCCCAAGGATGTGCCGGTGGAGCGCGGCCAGCGCTACGGCATGATCCGTTTCGGCTCCCGCATGGAAGTTTGCATGCCCCCGGATTGGGAAGTCCTGGTGAAGCCCGGAGATAAGGTGAACGCCGGCGCGACGGCGCTGGCGAAGATGGTTTCATGA